One genomic segment of Synchiropus splendidus isolate RoL2022-P1 chromosome 16, RoL_Sspl_1.0, whole genome shotgun sequence includes these proteins:
- the rsrp1 gene encoding arginine/serine-rich protein 1 isoform X1 has protein sequence MAKEGVSHSAMARARKNDGISVIFDQRSPASSHSESRSRSRSWSSGAVSSRGRRSSRRNYRSPSSSTSSSRSSSRSRSRSHNRSRSHPRCHRASSRCGCRRHRGYRYEHRRSPTRRYRDHSSSCSPSVERYSHHRSSTSRPKYSSHRRYRDTRVERTHRSRSRSMSAGRSVSLSVENKRDLLLAAKANAKKLLGVEKLPLPESVKPILPEQPDQSDEESSVFEKRVRRDSEKSLSQSGDEHAPSPVTSSPHRKTISFSINNSFAKPTVLSQTSVKVAVPADTYDSSKPYGLWVPVQSSRKHKHAKSH, from the exons ATGGCCAAAGAAGGAGTCTCACACTCTGCCATGGCCCGTGCTCGCAAGAATGATGGCATCAGCGTGATCTTTGACCAGAGGAGTCCTGCCTCCTCTCACTCTGAATCCAGATCCAGAAGCAGAAGTTGGTCATCAGGCGCTGTAAGCAGCAGAGGGCGTCGTAGTAGCAGGAGAAATTACAGATCACCTTCCTCATCCACCTCTAGCAGCAGATCCTCTTCCCGCTCCAGGTCCCGTTCACACAACAGGTCACGCTCACACCCCCGTTGCCACAGAGCTTCCTCTCGCTGTGGTTGTCGCCGCCATCGTGGGTATAGGTACGAACACAGACGTTCCCCAACCCGCCGGTACAGAGACCATTCTTCCAGCTGTTCTCCATCAGTGGAGAGATATTCTCATCACAGAAGCTCCACATCTCGCCCCAAATACTCGTCGCACAGAAGGTATCGTGACACCCGGGTTGAGAGGACCCACAGGAGTCGCTCAAGATCCATGTCAGCTGGACGCTCAGTCAGTCTCAGCGTGGAGA ATAAGAGAGATCTTCTCCTTGCTGCAAAAGCCAATGCTAAGAAATTGCTTGGAGTTGAAAAGCTCCCACTTCCAGAAAGCGTGAAGCCAATTCTGCCAGAACAGCCAGACCAATCTGATGAAGAGTCGTCCGTGTTTGAGAAGAGGGTGAGGCGTGACTCTGAAAAGTCTCTGTCACAG AGTGGAGATGAACATGCGCCCAGTCCTGTAACATCATCCCCTCACAGAAAGACCATCTCATTCAGCATCAAT AATTCTTTTGCCAAGCCGACTGTACTGTCTCAGACCAGTGTCAAGGTTGCAGTCCCAGCAGACACCTATGACAGCAGCAAGCCCTACGGCCTCTGGGTACCCGTCCAATCCTCCCGCAAACACAAACACGCCAAGTCACACTAG
- the rsrp1 gene encoding arginine/serine-rich protein 1 isoform X2, with translation MAKEGVSHSAMARARKNDGISVIFDQRSPASSHSESRSRSRSWSSGAVSSRGRRSSRRNYRSPSSSTSSSRSSSRSRSRSHNRSRSHPRCHRASSRCGCRRHRGYRYEHRRSPTRRYRDHSSSCSPSVERYSHHRSSTSRPKYSSHRRYRDTRVERTHRSRSRSMSAGRSVSLSVENKRDLLLAAKANAKKLLGVEKLPLPESVKPILPEQPDQSDEESSVFEKRVRRDSEKSLSQSGDEHAPSPVTSSPHRKTISFSINNSFAKPTVLSQTSVKVAVPADTYDSSKPYGLWIVALYWKR, from the exons ATGGCCAAAGAAGGAGTCTCACACTCTGCCATGGCCCGTGCTCGCAAGAATGATGGCATCAGCGTGATCTTTGACCAGAGGAGTCCTGCCTCCTCTCACTCTGAATCCAGATCCAGAAGCAGAAGTTGGTCATCAGGCGCTGTAAGCAGCAGAGGGCGTCGTAGTAGCAGGAGAAATTACAGATCACCTTCCTCATCCACCTCTAGCAGCAGATCCTCTTCCCGCTCCAGGTCCCGTTCACACAACAGGTCACGCTCACACCCCCGTTGCCACAGAGCTTCCTCTCGCTGTGGTTGTCGCCGCCATCGTGGGTATAGGTACGAACACAGACGTTCCCCAACCCGCCGGTACAGAGACCATTCTTCCAGCTGTTCTCCATCAGTGGAGAGATATTCTCATCACAGAAGCTCCACATCTCGCCCCAAATACTCGTCGCACAGAAGGTATCGTGACACCCGGGTTGAGAGGACCCACAGGAGTCGCTCAAGATCCATGTCAGCTGGACGCTCAGTCAGTCTCAGCGTGGAGA ATAAGAGAGATCTTCTCCTTGCTGCAAAAGCCAATGCTAAGAAATTGCTTGGAGTTGAAAAGCTCCCACTTCCAGAAAGCGTGAAGCCAATTCTGCCAGAACAGCCAGACCAATCTGATGAAGAGTCGTCCGTGTTTGAGAAGAGGGTGAGGCGTGACTCTGAAAAGTCTCTGTCACAG AGTGGAGATGAACATGCGCCCAGTCCTGTAACATCATCCCCTCACAGAAAGACCATCTCATTCAGCATCAAT AATTCTTTTGCCAAGCCGACTGTACTGTCTCAGACCAGTGTCAAGGTTGCAGTCCCAGCAGACACCTATGACAGCAGCAAGCCCTACGGCCTCTGG ATTGTAGCGTTGTATTGGAAAAGGTGA
- the syf2 gene encoding pre-mRNA-splicing factor syf2, with protein MASTSEDDKVSSVGESAEAPTSSKREERLRKFRELHFKRNEARKLNHQEVVEEDKKLKLPTNWEAKKARLEWELSEDQKRKECAARGEDYNRVKLLDITADDAERWERKKKKKNPDTGFAGYAEAQFRQYQRLTKQIRPDMERYEKQREESGEDFYPTTNSLVHGTHVPTKEGIDRMVEDVERQIEKRAKYSRRRAYNDDADIDYINERNAKFNKKAERFYGKYTAEIKQNLERGTAV; from the exons ATGGCGTCTACCAGCGAG GATGACAAGGTATCGAGCGTTGGGGAATCGGCAGAAGCACCCACGTCCAGCAAAAGAGAAGAGCGGCTCCGAAAGTTTCGCGAGTTGCATTTTAAACGG AATGAAGCCCGTAAACTCAATCATCAGGAGGTTGTTGAGGAGGACAAGAAGCTAAAACTTCCCACCAACTGGGAGGCAAAGAAGGCCCGACTGGAGTGGGAGCTGTCAGAAGATCAAAAGAGGAAG GAATGTGCCGCAAGAGGAGAAGATTATAACAGAGTCAAACTCTTGGACATCACAGCTGATGATGCAGAGCGGtgggagagaaagaagaaaaagaagaatccTGACACTGGCTTTGCAG GTTACGCTGAGGCTCAGTTCAGACAGTACCAGAGGCTCACGAAGCAGATTAGGCCAGACATGGAGCGCTACGAGAAACAACGTGAGGAGTC CGGTGAAGATTTCTACCCCACCACCAACAGTCTGGTCCATGGCACCCACGTCCCCACAAAAGAAGGCATTGACCGCATGGTGGAGGATGTCGAGAGACA GATCGAGAAGCGTGCCAAGTACAGCCGACGCAGGGCCTACAATGACGACGCAGACATCGACTACATCAATGAGAGGAATGCCAAGTTCAACAAAAAAGCGGAGCGCTTCTATGGCAAATATACAGCGGAGATTAAGCAGAATTTGGAGAGAGGCACGGCCGTCTGA